A region of the Roseovarius nanhaiticus genome:
TTGGCGGCGGCCGACCTTGGGTATCGGGGCGCACCCTTCAATTGGGTGACGATGCCCGATCAGTTCACCTTCACGGCGCTCGACCGCCTCGTGCGCGCGCGCGAGGAGGGTCCCGTCTTTGCGCAGCTGGCGCTGGGATCGTCGCACGCGCCCTGGACGCCAGTGCCGGATCTGGTGCCTTGGGACGAGGTCGGCGACGGGCGCATCTTCAACGATATGGCGGCGGCGGGCGATCCGCCCGAAATGGTGTGGCGCGACCGGGACAGGGTGCGCGAACAGTATCGCAAGGCCATCAACTATGCGCTGCGCACGGTTTTCGACTACGCGGCGCTCCATGCGGACGCCCCGCCTTTGATGATCATCCTCGGCGATCATCAAGCGGCGGATTTCGTCGCGCTCGAGGACCGTCCGGACGTGCCGATCCACATCATCGGCCCGCCAGATCTGGTCGCGCAGCTGAAGGGGTGGGGCTGGCAAGAGGGGCTGATCCCGGATCCGGACGTGGCACCGATGGCCATGGACCGCATGCGCGATCTGCTGATCGAGACCTTTACGACGCCCGCCGCGCTACCGCCCGAGGTGCTGCCCGTCTCGCCGCGGGAGGCCGTGGAGTGAGGCCGCGCTGGCTCTCACCCGGCCTGATGCGCGCGGGGCAATTCGCGCTGGCGGCGCTGATGCTGGCGCTTCTTTGGCGCGCCCTTGACGGGGCGGAGGCGGCGCGCAGCCTCGCGGGCGCGGATCCGCTCTGGCTGTGCGCGGCGCTGGCGGCGCTGACGCTGCAAACGGCGCTTTCGGCCCTGCGCTGGCGGCTGACGGCGGCGCAACTGGGCATCCGGCTGGGCCTGGGGGCCGCGCTGCGCGAATATTATCTGGGCCAGGCGCTGAATCTGTCGCTGCCCGGCGGTGTCGTCGGCGATGCGGGCCGCGCGGTGCGCGCACGTCAGCAGGCCGGGCTGCTGGCCTCGGGCCAGGCGGTGGTGTTCGAGCGTCTGGCCGGGCAGGCGGGGCTCTTCGTCATCACGGCGGGGGCCTTTGCGGTGACGCTGGCCGCGCCCGGCGGCCTGGAATGGCCCGCGCGGCTTATCCCGCCCGT
Encoded here:
- a CDS encoding lysylphosphatidylglycerol synthase transmembrane domain-containing protein, translating into MRPRWLSPGLMRAGQFALAALMLALLWRALDGAEAARSLAGADPLWLCAALAALTLQTALSALRWRLTAAQLGIRLGLGAALREYYLGQALNLSLPGGVVGDAGRAVRARQQAGLLASGQAVVFERLAGQAGLFVITAGAFAVTLAAPGGLEWPARLIPPVAIFILIGLCLPLVLYVLTQVPGRIGAGARSVWHGMQRAVLARGVILPQTLLSLGTALSNLAAFAFCALAVGHGLPLAAVLAFVPLILLTMLIPLTISGWGLREGAAAALFPLAGGAASGGLAASVAFGLMMIVAALPGLIFVVGRRRAAA